In a genomic window of Mycolicibacter heraklionensis:
- a CDS encoding ABC transporter permease — protein sequence MVGRPDDLPGWVYVPAAIGAAFVVLPLVGIAAKVDWPHFWSLISSPSATTALQLSVRTAAASTVLCVLLGVPMALVLARSQARVVRLLRPLVLLPLVLPPVVGGIALLYAFGRLGLLGRYLDAAGIHIAFTTTAVVLAQTFVSLPFLVIALEGAARTAGADYEVVAATLGAGPSAVWWRVTLPLLTPGLISGAVLAFARSLGEFGATLTFAGSREGVTRTLPLAIYLQRVSDADAAAAMSLLLVAVAAVVVLVLGARRLGSIG from the coding sequence GTGGTCGGCCGGCCTGATGACTTGCCGGGCTGGGTCTATGTGCCCGCCGCGATCGGCGCTGCGTTCGTGGTGCTGCCGCTGGTGGGGATCGCAGCCAAAGTCGACTGGCCGCACTTCTGGTCGTTGATCAGCAGTCCCTCCGCCACCACGGCGCTGCAACTGAGCGTGCGTACCGCCGCCGCCAGCACCGTGCTGTGTGTATTGCTCGGTGTGCCGATGGCGCTGGTCCTGGCGCGCAGTCAGGCGCGGGTGGTGCGCCTGCTGCGGCCTCTGGTGCTGTTGCCGCTGGTACTGCCACCGGTGGTGGGCGGGATTGCGTTGCTCTATGCGTTCGGCCGGCTCGGGCTGCTGGGACGCTATCTGGACGCCGCCGGAATCCATATCGCGTTCACCACCACCGCGGTGGTGCTGGCGCAGACGTTCGTGTCGCTGCCGTTTCTGGTGATCGCCCTGGAGGGCGCGGCCCGGACCGCAGGTGCCGACTACGAGGTGGTGGCGGCCACACTGGGAGCCGGACCCAGCGCGGTGTGGTGGCGGGTCACGCTGCCGCTGTTGACCCCCGGCCTGATCTCCGGAGCGGTTCTGGCATTCGCGCGCTCCCTCGGCGAATTCGGGGCGACGCTGACCTTCGCCGGCTCCCGCGAGGGCGTCACCCGCACGCTGCCGCTGGCCATCTACCTGCAGCGGGTGTCGGACGCCGACGCCGCGGCCGCGATGTCACTGTTGTTGGTGGCGGTTGCCGCGGTGGTGGTGCTCGTCTTGGGTGCCCGACGGCTGGGCAGCATCGGATGA